The following nucleotide sequence is from Fusobacterium varium.
GGAATGTTTATTTCTCTTAATGTTTGTGGGATATGAACATCTTTTGATAGTTGTCTTACTGCTTCTACTGCTGCTTTTGCTGCTTCCTCTTTTGTCATTCCTGTTGTATCTACTCCCATAGCTCTTGCTATATCTCCATATTTAT
It contains:
- a CDS encoding iron-containing alcohol dehydrogenase, encoding KYGDIARAMGVDTTGMTKEEAAKAAVEAVRQLSKDVHIPQTLREINIPESGLPKLSKDALADVCTGGNPKDVTLEDIEKLYNIAY